A stretch of Triticum aestivum cultivar Chinese Spring chromosome 1D, IWGSC CS RefSeq v2.1, whole genome shotgun sequence DNA encodes these proteins:
- the LOC123182848 gene encoding putative disease resistance protein RGA1, whose amino-acid sequence MAMAPPPHKLATMVGWSASAFVAAVLARLIRKGIALLAELDEAAVGHLRRLEGLLAPVWRVLDAADAGAIDSSQRPIQDLLDAACSADDALDDLEYALLHTEVAGGADPGSTASSPASVAGADATRKPRSPMRFLLCFSPPRTASSTGSVSSLWRSSSKKRSSAVNVNLDGLREAFEAVAQAAYRCTSTYEHVVPRKNYATIVSVKSPGDAVRDKYDIFGREAEVDQIVKTVRLGDDLRYRLGVGVLPVVGAEGVGKTALTQLIFHHEIIKAEFPVRMWAHVSGELLLSKQLMVQMIHPVVAGDAGHDVQDARELLLAQLAGKRFLLVLDHVTDVSDAQWRDLMEVLQPAARRSLIMVTTQSKDAAAAVGTMPPLILGPLAFDDYWRMFKHFTFGAADETEEDSTQVVDEWDDLEEDEEELSTMEQIAHEMAKKMGCSPLPARAIGRSLYFRRDEEGHWKDVLDDNLWQQGEGDIGGISPALWLSYQHLDPRLKQCFTYCAVFPGDYVFRKEELEQMWVAHGFIYSDDPAATLEDVAGEFFDELVERCFFQPLGRNRYVMHNAMQKLARAVLGSQSYMVTDSSGEVPQEVRHLTITTNNLLKLKMDLALQLSHPSDHHFLQRVRTILFFEDFGDSDDFLEVLAEVFSIAKSVRVLGLSSANISLLPAEIGLLRHLRYLNLSRNRLTELPETMCQLHLLQVLDVKCNSPYLRPPNGMTNLIHLRHLRACEAFLSAIPDIQLLSNLQELEAICIKSGAHANALRQMVQLKGALRVANLHRSDASGFKKGILKGTKHLNKLQHLSKLHLSWASSSMAGSNEVSAVDAELLECLQPHENIEILTVSGYAGIRSPPWMLKTSCSLPNVTSMCLTDCLNWESLPCLHDMPCLEVLEIKRMHSANKVGISQLSDQELFPKLKRLIIEDAQHFTGWSTGNSTRHMSFPCLCKLELRNCPSLTTFPEVPLSLTTMIIENVGLELLPMIHDKQPSSEDAMSSTSEEGGRWTSRLTTLHIHRCHKLRSLGSGLLQQQHLLRSLEALSIKSCDDVTCDLPDGFKDLTTLRDLSLYDCPKLLVDKFHASLRTLEISECFVARGGWVDEYPFLFSVWVLKISGCPHVSSGHGGKVAEPLDWLSSMFNVYSLQLENTSFVSLNMFDKLHSLETLEIDGSRGAFFDGSWEFEWLEKLHTLSIRSCGELSELPENLYTLPALEELCVDNCPAIQALPANGLPASLKRLSISRCSPELIQRCLDDELDRPKIAKVGVVYIDGRNIAARQE is encoded by the coding sequence atggcaatggcgccaccacCGCACAAGCTCGCCACGATGGTCGGATGGTCGGCCTCGGCATTCGTCGCCGCCGTGCTCGCCCGCCTGATCCGCAAGGGCATCGCGCTGCTGGCCGAGCTCGACGAGGCCGCGGTGGGCCACCTGCGCCGCCTCGAGGGGCTCCTCGCGCCCGTCTGGCGCGTGCTCGACGCGGCCGACGCCGGCGCCATCGACTCGAGCCAGCGCCCCATCCAGGACCTGCTCGACGCGGCCTGCTCCGCGGACGACGCCCTCGACGACCTTGAGTACGCGCTCCTTCAtaccgaggtggccggaggtgctgaTCCCGGGTCAACCGCCAGTTCGCCGGCCTCGGTCGCCGGGGCCGACGCCACCAGAAAACCACGCAGCCCTATGAGGTTTTTGTTGTGCTTCAGCCCACCAAGAACCGCTTCATCTACTGGCAGTGTCAGCTCCCTTTGGAGAAGCTCAAGCAAGAAGAGGAGCAGCGCCGTCAATGTCAATCTGGACGGACTAAGAGAAGCATTTGAGGCCGTGGCTCAGGCCGCCTACAGGTGCACGTCTACGTACGAGCACGTCGTGCCGCGGAAGAACTACGCCACCATCGTCTCCGTAAAATCGCCGGGGGATGCCGTACGTGATAAGTACGACATCTTCGGCAGGGAGGCCGAGGTGGACCAGATCGTGAAGACGGTGAGGCTCGGCGACGACCTGCGTTACCGCCTTGGCGTCGGCGTGCTCCCCGTCGTCGGTGCCGAGGGGGTTGGCAAGACAGCGCTCACCCAGCTCATCTTCCACCACGAGATCATCAAGGCCGAGTTCCCCGTGCGCATGTGGGcgcacgtctccggcgagctcctgcTGAGTAAGCAGCTCATGGTCCAGATGATCCATCCAGTGGTTGCAGGAGATGCCGGTCATGACGTCCAAGACGCCAGGGAGCTTCTGCTGGCGCAGCTGGCCGGCAAGaggttcctgctcgtcctcgaccaCGTCACAGATGTCAGCGATGCCCAGTGGAGAGATCTGATGGAGGTGCTGCAACCAGCTGCTCGGAGGAGCTTGATCATGGTGACAACTCAATCCAAAGATGCCGCCGCAGCTGTAGGGACCATGCCCCCGCTGATCCTCGGTCCTCTGGCATTCGATGATTACTGGAGGATGTTCAAGCATTTCACATTTGGGGCTGCAGATGAAACTGAAGAAGACTCCACTCAGGTAGTGGATGAGTGGGACGAccttgaagaggatgaggaggagctaTCAACCATGGAGCAAATAGCACACGAGATGGCCAAGAAAATGGGCTGCTCACCGTTACCGGCACGGGCAATCGGGCGTTCACTGTACTTCCGGCGGGATGAAGAAGGCCACTGGAAAGATGTGCTGGATGACAACTTGTGGCAGCAGGGGGAGGGGGATATCGGCGGGATCTCGCCGGCACTCTGGCTGAGCTATCAGCACCTCGATCCACGCCTCAAGCAGTGTTTCACATACTGTGCGGTGTTTCCAGGTGACTATGTCTTCCGAAAGGAAGAACTGGAGCAGATGTGGGTAGCACATGGGTTCATATATTCCGATGATCCCGCGGCGACATTGGAGGACGTCGCCGGCGAGTTCTTCGACGAGCTTGTTGAACGATGCTTCTTCCAGCCTCTGGGAAGAAACAGATACGTCATGCACAACGCGATGCAGAAGCTAGCACGAGCAGTCTTAGGGAGTCAGTCTTACATGGTCACTGATAGCTCAGGTGAAGTGCCACAGGAAGTTCGTCACCTGACAATCACAACTAACAACCTGCTGAAGCTGAAGATGGATCTGGCATTGCAGCTCTCACATCCCTCCGATCACCATTTCCTCCAGCGTGTTCGCACAATCCTGTTCTTCGAAGATTTTGGCGATTCAGATGATTTCTTGGAAGTTCTAGCCGAGGTTTTCTCGATCGCAAAGAGCGTGAGGGTCCTCGGCTTATCGTCTGCAAACATTTCACTTCTGCCTGCTGAGATCGGCCTGCTCCGACACCTCCGGTATCTCAACCTATCCAGGAACAGACTCACTGAACTTCCAGAGACAATGTGCCAGCTCCACCTGCTGCAGGTCCTCGACGTCAAGTGCAACTCTCCTTATCTCCGTCCTCCCAATGGCATGACAAACTTGATTCATCTGAGGCATCTGCGTGCATGCGAAGCTTTCCTTTCGGCCATACCTGACATCCAACTACTCTCAAATCTGCAAGAACTGGAGGCAATCTGCATCAAGAGTGGCGCGCATGCCAATGCCCTACGCCAAATGGTGCAGCTCAAAGGCGCGCTTCGCGTTGCGAATCTCCACCGGAGCGATGCCAGTGGGTTCAAGAAGGGTATCCTGAAGGGAACAAAGCACCTGAACAAATTACAGCACCTGAGCAAACTACACCTGTCGTGGGCTAGCAGTTCCATGGCCGGAAGCAACGAGGTTTCAGCAGTTGATGCAGAgctgcttgagtgcctgcagcCACATGAGAACATAGAGATTCTGACGGTTTCGGGCTATGCAGGAATAAGGTCTCCACCATGGATGCTGAAGACCTCTTGCTCCCTGCCGAATGTGACATCTATGTGCCTGACAGACTGCCTGAACTGGGAGAGCCTGCCTTGCCTGCATGACATGCCTTGCCTCGAGGTTCTTGAGATCAAGAGGATGCATTCTGCCAACAAGGTGGGCATTTCTCAACTATCAGACCAAGAACTGTTCCCGAAGCTCAAAAGGCTCATCATCGAAGACGCTCAGCATTTCACCGGATGGTCAACCGGCAACTCGACAAGACACATGTCATTTCCCTGCCTCTGCAAGCTGGAGTTAAGAAACTGTCCCAGCCTGACGACCTTCCCAGAGGTCCCCCTTTCACTCACCACCATGATCATTGAAAACGTTGGTCTCGAGCTGCTGCCGATGATTCACGACAAGCAGCCATCATCAGAAGACGCAATGTCatcaacatcagaggaaggtggcAGATGGACGTCGCGGCTCACCACGTTACACATACACCGGTGCCACAAGCTGAGGTCCCTGGGATCCGGCCTTCTTCAGCAGCAGCACCTCCTGCGGTCTCTCGAGGCTCTGTCGATCAAGAGTTGCGACGACGTCACCTGCGATCTGCCCGACGGCTTCAAGGATCTCACCACTCTGAGGGACCTCTCGCTGTACGACTGCCCGAAGCTGCTCGTCGACAAGTTCCACGCGTCGCTGCGGACGCTGGAGATCAGCGAGTGCTTCGTCGCGCGGGGCGGGTGGGTGGACGAGTACCCTTTCCTCTTCTCGGTGTGGGTGCTGAAGATCAGCGGCTGCCCGCACGTGAGCTCCGGTCACGGCGGCAAGGTTGCTGAGCCTCTGGACTGGCTGAGCTCCATGTTCAACGTGTACAGCCTTCAGCTGGAGAACACGTCGTTCGTGAGCCTGAACATGTTTGACAAGCTCCATTCTCTTGAGACACTCGAGATTGACGGGAGCCGCGGCGCCTTCTTCGACGGTTCCTGGGAGTTCGAGTGGCTGGAGAAGCTGCACACCCTGAGCATCAGAAGCTGCGGTGAACTGAGTGAGCTGCCGGAGAACCTGTACACTCTGCCTGCGCTGGAAGAGCTGTGCGTGGACAACTGCCCGGCTATCCAGGCACTGCCGGCGAACGGCTTGCCGGCGTCGCTGAAGAGGTTATCCATATCCAGGTGCAGTCCAGAGCTGATTCAGAGGTGTCTTGACGACGAACTTGATAGGCCCAAGATTGCGAAGGTTGGTGTTGTTTACATTGATGGGCGAAATATTGCTGCTCGGCAGGAGTAG
- the LOC123182849 gene encoding uncharacterized protein isoform X2, which translates to MGVLAAAVDLDAGDICSISLLSGCRTCTPKGEDFHSNPGLVNLFGIEFPDLNIKHSQLQNTLSRAIAVGLRVYAPLQTYWMQSRIALSSALSGTTYGHRTTDQGLMTLIRQDTFCPLISPCCRWAASTPASISVGAMVNQ; encoded by the exons ATGGGGGTGCTTGCTGCCGCGGTGGACCTCGACGCCGGCGACATCTGCAGCATCTCCCTCCTGTCGGGCTGCAGGACCTGTACGCCCAAG GGGGAGGATTTCCACAGTAACCCTGGGCTGGTTAACCTATTTGGAATAGAATTCCCTGATTTGAATATCAAGCATTCACAACTTCAGAATACATTGTCTCGAG CCATCGCCGTCGGGCTCCGCGTCTACGCGCCCCTTCAAACCTACTGGATGCAATCTCGCATTGCGCTGTCGTCCGCACTGTCTGGCACCACCTATGGACACAGAACGACGGATCAAGGTTTAATGACTTTGATCAGGCAAGATACATTCTGCCCGCTCATCTCCCCGTGTTGCCGCTG GGCAGCATCGACACCGGCCTCGATCAGTGTTGGGGCAATGGTGAACCAATGA
- the LOC123182849 gene encoding uncharacterized protein isoform X4 → MGVLAAAVDLDAGDICSISLLSGCRTCTPKGEDFHSNPGLVNLFGIEFPDLNIKHSQLQNTLSRAIAVGLRVYAPLQTYWMQSRIALSSALSGTTYGHRTTDQGLMTLIRQDTFCPLISPCCR, encoded by the exons ATGGGGGTGCTTGCTGCCGCGGTGGACCTCGACGCCGGCGACATCTGCAGCATCTCCCTCCTGTCGGGCTGCAGGACCTGTACGCCCAAG GGGGAGGATTTCCACAGTAACCCTGGGCTGGTTAACCTATTTGGAATAGAATTCCCTGATTTGAATATCAAGCATTCACAACTTCAGAATACATTGTCTCGAG CCATCGCCGTCGGGCTCCGCGTCTACGCGCCCCTTCAAACCTACTGGATGCAATCTCGCATTGCGCTGTCGTCCGCACTGTCTGGCACCACCTATGGACACAGAACGACGGATCAAGGTTTAATGACTTTGATCAGGCAAGATACATTCTGCCCGCTCATCTCCCCGTGTTGCCGCTG A
- the LOC123182849 gene encoding uncharacterized protein isoform X1 gives MGVLAAAVDLDAGDICSISLLSGCRTCTPKGEDFHSNPGLVNLFGIEFPDLNIKHSQLQNTLSRAIAVGLRVYAPLQTYWMQSRIALSSALSGTTYGHRTTDQGLMTLIRQDTFCPLISPCCRWLLDCVMATLKTGHLWLSSCVIGGQRNQTKLE, from the exons ATGGGGGTGCTTGCTGCCGCGGTGGACCTCGACGCCGGCGACATCTGCAGCATCTCCCTCCTGTCGGGCTGCAGGACCTGTACGCCCAAG GGGGAGGATTTCCACAGTAACCCTGGGCTGGTTAACCTATTTGGAATAGAATTCCCTGATTTGAATATCAAGCATTCACAACTTCAGAATACATTGTCTCGAG CCATCGCCGTCGGGCTCCGCGTCTACGCGCCCCTTCAAACCTACTGGATGCAATCTCGCATTGCGCTGTCGTCCGCACTGTCTGGCACCACCTATGGACACAGAACGACGGATCAAGGTTTAATGACTTTGATCAGGCAAGATACATTCTGCCCGCTCATCTCCCCGTGTTGCCGCTG GCTCCTGGACTGTGTCATGGCCACACTGAAGACGGGACACTTGTGGTTATCTTCATGTGTCATTGGTGGTCAGAGAAACCAAACAAAGCTGGAGTGA
- the LOC123160488 gene encoding uncharacterized protein: protein MAHALVALGFRKVDDRSIARNRNKGPGKDLMSLIKKFCKKGEELIVQDKELKASVEKRLKITCICDGYTVGELMWGIKNVLHKFIYEERCNTTPEYCLPVSEGLQEALQYYLVNIPPTKLDRAFVSNFGFLRYLDLNVEAFPKELSRSFDEYVGIGETVKDSLDYVKVLASVLVPELVEKYGFSKTFSPELVSKLHQAKIHQAERGDDLTMDDIKKIMGVLDYLLNVPERRNKILMDVKLMEATFFRSHLSELRKAEETVDFDNMEFRRALLQTPSGFAIFNVREDVFTSPREYIWTYFTDIMNARNIVFALGFIRVDNSIVRDSVIGPGGKLRQLILRFCKANEELVVQDAELKAVIESKLVSLYSLNCLFFIIGANLAKCGILMLAYFLRVSNAGLVMKLWMSCFGV from the exons ATGGCTCAT GCTCTAGTCGCGCTTGGTTTCAGAAAAGTTGATGACAGATCTATTGCTCGGAATCGTAATAAGGGTCCTGGAAAGGACCTGATGTCGCTTATTAAGAAATTCTGCAAGAAAGGAGAGGAATTAATTGTTCAAGATAAGGAACTAAAAGCTTCTGTTGAGAAAAGGCTT AAGATCACATGTATATGTGATGGATATACCGTTGGTGAGCTAATGTGGGGGATAAAGAATGTTTTGCACAAATTTATTTACGAAGAAAGGTGCAATACAACTCCGGAATATTGTCTCCCGGTGAGCGAGGGATTGCAAGAGGCCTTACAATATTATTTAGTCAATATCCCACCAACTAAG CTTGACAGAGCTTTCGTAtccaactttggtttcttgcgctACCTTGACTTGAATGTAGAGGCTTTTCCAAAAGAATTATCAAGGTCATTTGATGAGTATGTTGGGATTGGTGAGACTGTTAAAGATAGTTTGGACTATGTAAAAGTCCTTGCATCGGTACTTGTCCCTGAGTTGGTGGAAAAATATGGTTTCTCCAAG ACATTTTCACCTGAATTGGTGTCGAAGTTACATCAGGCTAAAATACATCAAGCTGAACGTGGAGATGACCTTACTATGGATGACATAAAAAAGATAATGGGAGTCCTTGATTATCTCTTGAATGTTCCTGAGCGAAGAAACAAGATTCTTATGGATGTGAAGCTTATGGAAGCAACATTTTTCAGATCACATTTGTCAGAGCTCCGAAAGGCAGA GGAAACTGTGGATTTCGATAATATGGAATTTAGGAGGGCGCTGCTCCAGACTCCCTCAGGTTTTGCTATATTTAATGTTCGCGAGGATGTGTTTACCAGTCCTCGAGAG TATATCTGGACATATTTTACGGATATAATGAATGCGCGCAAT ATTGTCTTTGCCCTTGGTTTTATAAGAGTTGATAATTCTATTGTCCGTGATAGTGTTATTGGTCCTGGTGGCAAACTGAGACAGCTCATTCTAAGATTCTGCAAGGCTAATGAGGAATTGGTTGTTCAAGACGCTGAGCTTAAAGCTGTTATCGAGTCGAAACTAGTCAGTTTATATTCCCTCAACTGTTTATTTTTCATCATCGGTGCTAATTTAGCCAAGTGTGGCATTCTAATGTTGGCATATTTTCTCAGGGTGTCAAATGCTGGACTGGTGATGAAGCTGTGGATGAGTTGTTTTGGGGTATAA